A genomic segment from Mus musculus strain C57BL/6J chromosome 13, GRCm38.p6 C57BL/6J encodes:
- the Zfp595 gene encoding zin finger protein 595 isoform 1 (isoform 1 is encoded by transcript variant 1): MEDMLSFWDVAMYFSAEEWEYLGPAQWKMYRDVMLENYSNLVFLGLASTKPYLVTFLEQRQELSDVKRQAATAKYSGGKSYTCKECGKVFEAEKGFQNHQIIHLGVKSCKCEECGKSFHFSSLLSEHKRIHTGEKPYKCEIHSKAFHVPSKLFQHRIIHTGEKPYNCEVCGKAFCTSLFLSKHKIIHMGKNPCKCEVCGKAFEYPSRLSKHKKIHTGEKPYKCKVCGKAYRSPSSLCEHKRTHTGGKPYKCEVCGKAFHYPSLLSKHKIIHTEEKPYKCEVCGKAFHYLSRLSNHKTIHTGEKPYKCEVCGKAFHVPSSLSEHKRTHTGKKPYKCEVCGKEFRCPSLFSNHKRIHTGEKPYSCEVCGKAFHTTTLCSIHKRIHTGEKPYKCEVCGKAFHYSSRLSNHKKIHAGEKPYKCEVCGKAFHYPSILSKHKTIHTEDNPYKCEVCGKAFDYPSRLSNHKKVHTEEKPYQCDICGKAFHYASLLSKHKIIHIGEKPYKCEVCDKAFHYPSRLSNHKKIHTGEKPYKCEICGNVFRFPSSLSEHKRIHTGDKPYKCQICGKAFHYPSLLSKHKIIHTGENPYKCEVCGKFFNYSSRLYKHKKIHTREKSYKYKECGLAFYCQ, encoded by the exons ATGGAG GATATGCTGTCATTCTGGGATGTGGCTATGTATTTCTCTGCAGAGGAGTGGGAATACCTGGGTCCTGCTCAGTGGAAAATGTAcagagatgtgatgctggagaattACAGCAACCTTGTGTTCCTGG GTCTTGCTTCCACTAAGCCATATCTAGTCACATTTCTGGAGCAAAGACAAGAGCTTTCAGATGTGAAGAGACAAGCGGCCACTGCTAAGTACTCAG GGGGGAAAAGCTATACGTGTAAAGAATGTGGCAAAGTCTTTGAGGCGGAAAAAGGATTTCAAAATCATCAGATAATTCATTTAGGAGTGAAGTCCTGCAAGTGTGAAGAGTGTGGCAAGTCCTTCCATTTTTCATCACTACTTTCTGAACACAAAAGGATTCATACAGGAGAAAAACCCTACAAGTGTGAAATACATAGCAAGGCCTTTCATGTTCCATCAAAACTTTTTCAACACAGGATAATTCACACAGGAGAAAAACCCTACAACTGTGAAGTATGTGGCAAGGCCTTCTGCACTTCATTATTCCTTTCTAAACACAAGATAATTCATATGGGAAAGAATCCTTGCAAGTGTGAAGTATGTGGCAAGGCCTTCGAATATCCATCAAGACtttcaaaacataagaaaattcatacaggagagaaaccatacaaGTGTAAAGTATGTGGAAAGGCCTACCGCTCTCCATCATCACTTTGTGAACACAAGAGAACTCATACAGGAGGGAAACCCTACAAGTGTGAAGTATGTGGCAAGGCCTTCCACTATCCATCATTACTTTCAAAACACAAGATAATTCATACAGAAGAAAAACCCTACAAGTGTGAAGTATGTGGTAAGGCCTTCCATTATCTGTCAAGACTTTCTAACCATAAGacaattcatacaggagagaaaccgtaCAAGTGTGAAGTATGTGGGAAGGCCTTTCATGTTCCATCATCACTTTCTGAACACAAGAGAACTCATACAggaaagaaaccttacaaatgtgaagTGTGTGGCAAGGAGTTTCGTTGTCCATCATTATTTTCTAACCACAAGAGAATACATACAGGTGAAAAACCCTATAGTTGTGAAGTATGTGGCAAGGCCTTCCATACTACAACTTTATGTTCTATACACAAGAGaattcacacaggagagaaaccttacaagtgTGAAGTATGTGGCAAGGCCTTCCATTATTCATCAAGACTTTCCAACCATAAGAAAATTCATGCCGGAGAGAAACCATACAAGTGTGAAGTATGTGGCAAGGCCTTCCATTATCCATCCATACTTTCTAAACACAAGACAATTCATACAGAAGATAATCCCTACAAGTGTGAAGTATGTGGCAAAGCATTTGATTATCCATCAAGACTTTCCAACCATAAGAAAGTTCATACAGAAGAGAAACCATACCAGTGTGACATATGTGGCAAGGCCTTCCATTATGCATCATTACTTTCTAAACACAAGATAATTCATATTGGAGAAAAGCCCTATAAGTGTGAAGTATGTGACAAGGCCTTTCATTACCCATCAAGACTTTCCAACCATAagaaaattcatacaggagagaaaccatacaaGTGTGAAATATGTGGAAATGTCTTCCGTTTTCCATCATCCCTTTCTGAACATAAGAGAATTCACACTGGAGACAAACCATACAAGTGCCAAATATGTGGCAAGGCCTTCCATTATCCATCATTACTTTCTAAACACAAGATAATTCATACAGGAGAAAATCCCTACAAGTGTGAAGTATGTGGCAAGTTCTTTAATTATTCATCAAGACTTTACAAACATAAGAAAATTCATACACGAGAGAAGTCCTACAAATATAAAGAATGTGGCCTAGCTTTCTATTGTCAATAA
- the Zfp595 gene encoding zin finger protein 595 isoform 2 (isoform 2 is encoded by transcript variant 2): protein MLSFWDVAMYFSAEEWEYLGPAQWKMYRDVMLENYSNLVFLGLASTKPYLVTFLEQRQELSDVKRQAATAKYSGGKSYTCKECGKVFEAEKGFQNHQIIHLGVKSCKCEECGKSFHFSSLLSEHKRIHTGEKPYKCEIHSKAFHVPSKLFQHRIIHTGEKPYNCEVCGKAFCTSLFLSKHKIIHMGKNPCKCEVCGKAFEYPSRLSKHKKIHTGEKPYKCKVCGKAYRSPSSLCEHKRTHTGGKPYKCEVCGKAFHYPSLLSKHKIIHTEEKPYKCEVCGKAFHYLSRLSNHKTIHTGEKPYKCEVCGKAFHVPSSLSEHKRTHTGKKPYKCEVCGKEFRCPSLFSNHKRIHTGEKPYSCEVCGKAFHTTTLCSIHKRIHTGEKPYKCEVCGKAFHYSSRLSNHKKIHAGEKPYKCEVCGKAFHYPSILSKHKTIHTEDNPYKCEVCGKAFDYPSRLSNHKKVHTEEKPYQCDICGKAFHYASLLSKHKIIHIGEKPYKCEVCDKAFHYPSRLSNHKKIHTGEKPYKCEICGNVFRFPSSLSEHKRIHTGDKPYKCQICGKAFHYPSLLSKHKIIHTGENPYKCEVCGKFFNYSSRLYKHKKIHTREKSYKYKECGLAFYCQ, encoded by the exons ATGCTGTCATTCTGGGATGTGGCTATGTATTTCTCTGCAGAGGAGTGGGAATACCTGGGTCCTGCTCAGTGGAAAATGTAcagagatgtgatgctggagaattACAGCAACCTTGTGTTCCTGG GTCTTGCTTCCACTAAGCCATATCTAGTCACATTTCTGGAGCAAAGACAAGAGCTTTCAGATGTGAAGAGACAAGCGGCCACTGCTAAGTACTCAG GGGGGAAAAGCTATACGTGTAAAGAATGTGGCAAAGTCTTTGAGGCGGAAAAAGGATTTCAAAATCATCAGATAATTCATTTAGGAGTGAAGTCCTGCAAGTGTGAAGAGTGTGGCAAGTCCTTCCATTTTTCATCACTACTTTCTGAACACAAAAGGATTCATACAGGAGAAAAACCCTACAAGTGTGAAATACATAGCAAGGCCTTTCATGTTCCATCAAAACTTTTTCAACACAGGATAATTCACACAGGAGAAAAACCCTACAACTGTGAAGTATGTGGCAAGGCCTTCTGCACTTCATTATTCCTTTCTAAACACAAGATAATTCATATGGGAAAGAATCCTTGCAAGTGTGAAGTATGTGGCAAGGCCTTCGAATATCCATCAAGACtttcaaaacataagaaaattcatacaggagagaaaccatacaaGTGTAAAGTATGTGGAAAGGCCTACCGCTCTCCATCATCACTTTGTGAACACAAGAGAACTCATACAGGAGGGAAACCCTACAAGTGTGAAGTATGTGGCAAGGCCTTCCACTATCCATCATTACTTTCAAAACACAAGATAATTCATACAGAAGAAAAACCCTACAAGTGTGAAGTATGTGGTAAGGCCTTCCATTATCTGTCAAGACTTTCTAACCATAAGacaattcatacaggagagaaaccgtaCAAGTGTGAAGTATGTGGGAAGGCCTTTCATGTTCCATCATCACTTTCTGAACACAAGAGAACTCATACAggaaagaaaccttacaaatgtgaagTGTGTGGCAAGGAGTTTCGTTGTCCATCATTATTTTCTAACCACAAGAGAATACATACAGGTGAAAAACCCTATAGTTGTGAAGTATGTGGCAAGGCCTTCCATACTACAACTTTATGTTCTATACACAAGAGaattcacacaggagagaaaccttacaagtgTGAAGTATGTGGCAAGGCCTTCCATTATTCATCAAGACTTTCCAACCATAAGAAAATTCATGCCGGAGAGAAACCATACAAGTGTGAAGTATGTGGCAAGGCCTTCCATTATCCATCCATACTTTCTAAACACAAGACAATTCATACAGAAGATAATCCCTACAAGTGTGAAGTATGTGGCAAAGCATTTGATTATCCATCAAGACTTTCCAACCATAAGAAAGTTCATACAGAAGAGAAACCATACCAGTGTGACATATGTGGCAAGGCCTTCCATTATGCATCATTACTTTCTAAACACAAGATAATTCATATTGGAGAAAAGCCCTATAAGTGTGAAGTATGTGACAAGGCCTTTCATTACCCATCAAGACTTTCCAACCATAagaaaattcatacaggagagaaaccatacaaGTGTGAAATATGTGGAAATGTCTTCCGTTTTCCATCATCCCTTTCTGAACATAAGAGAATTCACACTGGAGACAAACCATACAAGTGCCAAATATGTGGCAAGGCCTTCCATTATCCATCATTACTTTCTAAACACAAGATAATTCATACAGGAGAAAATCCCTACAAGTGTGAAGTATGTGGCAAGTTCTTTAATTATTCATCAAGACTTTACAAACATAAGAAAATTCATACACGAGAGAAGTCCTACAAATATAAAGAATGTGGCCTAGCTTTCTATTGTCAATAA